One window of Cryptococcus neoformans var. grubii H99 chromosome 11, complete sequence genomic DNA carries:
- a CDS encoding acetyl/propionyl CoA carboxylase, which yields MQLVRSIYINIRNPILLPAMYPRSFTLPLARPRPPSSVFLSLARTLIPQPPPPLVSARLLPTSFKKVSPQSESNRLFMEGLIREIETLRAQAKEGGGQKVLDRWKAKGTDKLSARERVSALLDPASPFLELSPLAAHDVYPDALPGAGLITGIGMIAGRKCMIVANDPTVKGGTYFPLTVKKHLRAQQVALENSLPCIYLVESGGAALPYQAEVFPDHDHFGRIFYNIARMSGMGIPQISVVHGISVAGGAYMPAMSDVVIIVKNQGRIFLAGPPLVKAATGEIVDEEALGGGDMHTSVSGVADYLASSDSHALRLAREAVRDLSSIPIAQVPPSASASAGKREVIPPLYPTEDLNAIVPADPRQSYDPREIIARLVDGSEFREFKKDFGKTIITGFAEVHGYTVGIIANAGVLLSPSAQKATHFINLCSQRGIPLVFLVNVSGYMVGEKAERGGIAKDGAKMVRAVARAKVEKYTFVVGGSYGAGNYGMCGRAYSPRFLFMWPNARISVMGPDQLSTVMHTVQGKRAQENGKVAEDAERKRQELRDAIEKQSMGIYSTARLWDDGIIKPSDTRDILGLTLELAHDERAKRPHGGQGTRGEIGADGDNGDWGVFRM from the exons ATGCAGCTTGTGCGCTCTATCTACATCAACATTCGCAACCCCATACTACTTCCAGCTATGTATCCCAGATCCTTCACCCTGCCTCTCGCCCGCCCCCGACCGCCCTCGTCTGTTTTCCTGTCCCTCGCTCGTACCCTCATACCCCAGCCACCCCCTCCTCTAGTCTCCGCTCGCCTTCTGCCCACTAGCTTCAAAAAAGTATCCCCCCAGTCAGAGTCCAACAGACTGTTTATGGAAGGTCTAATTCGCGAAATAGAAACGCTGAGAGCCCAGGCAAAGGAAGGTGGCGGGCAAAAGGTTCTGGATAGATGGAAAGCCAAGGGCACCGATAAACTGTCTGCCAGAGAGAG GGTGTCCGCGCTACTCGACCCAGCCAGCCCCTTCCTCGAGCTTTCACCTCTGGCAGCACACGATGTGTATCCTGACGCTTTACCAGGTGCCGGACTAATTACTGGTATAG GAATGATAGCAGGGAGAAAATGTATGATCGTTGCCAATGACCCGACGGTCAAAGGCGGCACCTACTTCCCCCTCACC GTGAAGAAGCACTTGCGGGCTCAGCAAGTTGCCCTTGAAAATTCTCTGCCTTGCATTTACCTCGTCGAATCTGGAGGCGCTGCGTTGCCGTATCAAGCAGAGGTATTCCCAGATCAC GACCATTTTGGAAGAATTTTTTACAACATTGCAAGGATGTCTGGAATGGGCATTCCTCAAATCAGTGTGGTCCACGGGATTAGCGTAGCTGGCGGAGC ATATATGCCTGCAATGTCCGATGtggtcatcatcgtcaag AACCAAGGCCGCATCTTTCTCGCGGGTCCACCTTTAGTCAAAGCCGCTACTGGTGAAATAGTCGACGAAGAAGCTTTGG GCGGAGGTGATATGCACACCTCGGTATCAGGAGTGGCAGATTATCTTGCCTCATCGGACTCCCATGCTCTTCGTCTGGCGCGGGAAGCCGTACGCGACTTATCTTCTATCCCTATAGCCCAAGTACCCCCATCTGCCAGTGCATCTgctggaaagagagaggtgATACCCCCACTTTACCCAACTGAAGATCTCAACGCGATCGTCCCAGCAGATCCAAGGCAAAGTTATGATCCGAGGGAAATTATCGCGAGGTTGGTGGATGGAAGTGAATTCAGGGAGTTTAAGAAGGATTTCGGTAAGACAATCATCACCGGTTTCGCAGAGGTCCATGGGTATAC GGTTGGTATCATAGCGAATGCCGGTGTTCTCCTATCTCCCTCTGCCCAAAAAGCAACCCATTTTATCAACCTTTGCTCCCAGCGAGGTATCCCGCTCGTATTCCTGGTAAATGTGAGCGGCTACATGGTAGGCGAAAAAGCAGAAAGAGGCGGTATCGCCAAAGATGGAGCAAAAATGGTCAGAGCAGTAGCGAGGGCAAAAGTGGAAAAGTATACTTTTGTTGTGGGAGGAAGTTATGG GGCGGGGAATTATGGCATGTGCGGTCGAGCGTATTCACCTCGTTTCCTGTTTATGTGGCCAAATGCGAGGATCAGCGTTATGGGTCCTGATCAATTGTCTACTGTCATGCACACTGTGCAAGGCAAACGAGCCCAAGAAAACGGGAAAGTCGCAGAGGACgctgagaggaagagacaaGAGTTACGAGACGCAATTGAGAAACAGAGTATGGGAATCTATTCCACAGCAAGATTATGG GATGACGGAATCATCAAGCCTAGTGACACAAGGGACATCTTAGGCCTCACATTGGAGCTAGCACATGATGAAAGGGCAAAGAGACCACACGGCGGGCAGGGTACGAGGGGTGAGATTGGGGCTGATGGAGACAATGGCGACTGGGGAGTTTTCCGGATGTAA
- a CDS encoding Ras family protein has product MSGNGHYRRDQRLVVVGCGGVGKTAITIRFMTSQFYDQEYNPTIEDSYRKQVVVDNEATTLEILDTAGQEEYAAMADQWYTFGSGFLLVYSLTDRSSFEEIQNFHREILRVKDRDYVPCVIICNKCDLQKYRSVGQLEGRELARSVHAPFIECSAAERVNVDVAFNELVKLVRKDERRISLAAQKLLEGPFLSPPQPPRPKKIKQINEKDKSSHNRRQRGKNSDDVPFCNDCTVM; this is encoded by the exons ATGTCTGGAAATGGACATTACAGAAGAGACCAAAGACTCGTGGTAGTGGGATGTGGCG GTGTTGGCAAAACTGCCATTACAATCCGCTTCATGACATCCCAGTTCTACGATCA AGAATACAATCCAACCATCGAAGACTCATATAGAAAGCAAGTGGTAGTTGATAACGAAGCAACAACCTTGGAGATCCTAGACACTGCCGGCCAAG AGGAATACGCCGCCATGGCCGATCAATGGTACACCTTCGGCTCAGGGTTTCTACTCGTGTATTCTTTGACAGACCGCTCATCATTTGAGGAGATACAGAACTTTCACAGGGAAATATTAAGAGTGAAAGACAGAGATTACGTGCCATGTGTAATAATTTGCAATAAG TGTGATCTGCAAAAGTATCGATCAGTTGGACAGCTCGAGGGCCGTGAGCTCGCGCGATCCGTACACGCTCCATTTATAGAGTGCTCGGCAGCAGAACGAGTGAACGTGGATGTCGCATTCAACGAGTTGGTCAAGCTCGTGCGGAAAGATGAACGA CGAATATCTCTGGCTGCTCAAAAGCTTCTCGAAGGCCCATTTCTCTCGCCACCTCAACCACCGCgaccaaaaaaaataaaacaAATAAATGAAAAGGATAAGTCGAGCCATAATCGAAGGCAGAGAGGGAAAAATAGTGATGATGTTCCTTTTTGCAATGATTGTACCGTCATGTAA
- a CDS encoding metallo-beta-lactamase — MPTSQPLQLLFLGTATSTGLPLTPCLTLSTPYPHRWSNMVPLLHDRDRSSGRSHSPASTASSTAYAGSTYDPEGEWPKNIPCACCRSTVDPDVPEGWKNKRGNTSVLLRKQSAEGSWKNVLVDVGKTFREQAMRFFPTWGVKTIDAVLLTHGHADAYFGLDDLREWCVRQGKAIPVYLNKETFHKVEETFPYMVDKTKVSGGGDVPQLIWKIIEDEGEFQVEGIDVKVLPVHHGIYFHSVLPPTNAEPVRDPPAKVEPEPLICLAFEFDDSIIYMSDVSGIPQSTWDRMLQPSSRRQSIFPTPVDSRGGDDTPRGAPKNQSISDLANLSISPHAAGRLERLRAHNVPVLIIDALWPLQSHASHFSLAQALIAALRLRAANTYVIGSTHPTSHFMWEEICNSLTYRDGRDYEVRDHPDAAQAEWLVKRMWDKVFGEGEHEGLGERWMEEGGKVKPAWDGLVIEVGGDQGLERADLSSKGLLL; from the exons ATGCCTACATCTCAGCCCCTccagctcctcttccttggaACAGCCACGTCAACGGGCCTCCCACTCACCCCCTgcctcaccctctccacccCCTATCCCCACAGGTGGTCCAACATggtccctcttctccacgaTAGAGACCGTTCATCCGGGCGCTCCCATTCGCCTGCCTCAACAGCCAGCTCAACCGCCTACGCTGGCTCGACTTATGATCCAGAAGGTGAATGGCCAAAGAACATCCCATGTGCATGTTGCCGTTCGACTGTAGACCCCGATGTCCCCGAAGGCTGGAAGAATAAACGTGGAAATACAAGTGTTCTTCTGAGGAAACAGTCTGCGGAAGGAAGCTGGAAGAACGTGCTGGTAGATGTCGGTAAGACGTTCAGAGAACAGGCAATGAGGTTCTTTCCTACGTGGGGAGTGAAGACCATTGATGCCGTGTTGCTTACCCATGGGC ATGCTGACGCCTATTTTGGACTCGATGATTTGAGAGAATGGTGTGTAAGACAAGGGAAAGCCATACCCGTATATCTCAACAAGGAAACGTTCCACAAAGTGGAGGAAACATTTCCTTATATGGTTGACAAGACGAAAGTATcaggtggtggtgatgt TCCACAGCTAATCTGGAAGATtattgaggatgaaggtgaaTTTCAAGTTGAAGGGATTGATGTCAAGGTCCTTCCAG TCCACCACGGAATTTACTTTCATTCCGTTCTACCACCTACCAACGCCGAGCCTGTACGTGACCCTCCAGCCAAGGTCGAACCCGAGCCTCTGATCTGCCTGGCATTTGAATTTGATGACTCGATCATCTACATGTCGGATGTCAGCGGAATTCCTCAAAGTACATGGGATAGAATGTTGCAGCCTTCATCTAGAAGGCAGTCGATCTTTCCGACACCAGTCGATTCCCGGGGGGGAGATGACACTCCTAGAGGAGCCCCTAAGAACCAGTCCATCAGTGATCTCGCcaacctctccatctctccccACGCCGCCGGTCGTCTTGAGCGACTCAGAGCTCATAATGTACCAGTGTTAATCATTGATGCCCTCTGGCCGTTGCAATCGCATGCCTCTCACTTTTCCCTCGCACAAGCTCTCATTGCGGCTCTGCGCCTCCGCGCTGCCAATACCTACGTCATTGGCAGTACCCATCCGACATCACATTTTATGTGGGAAGAGATTTGTAATTCTCTGACTTATCGCGATGGGCGTGACTATGAGGTCCGTGATCACCCTGATGCCGCTCAGGCTGAGTGGCTTGTAAAGAGAATGTGGGACAAGGTGTTTGGCGAAGGTGAACATGAGGGACTCGGCGAGCgatggatggaggagggaggaaaagtcAAGCCTGCTTGGGATGGACTGGTAATCGAAGTGGGAGGGGACCAGGGGCTGGAAAGGGCTGATTTGAGTAGCAAGGGGCTCCTCTTATAA